A part of Candidatus Polarisedimenticolaceae bacterium genomic DNA contains:
- a CDS encoding nucleotidyl transferase AbiEii/AbiGii toxin family protein, which yields MTTGLAQSVQVRLVQHAKRLGIDPNLVLVRYASERLLYRLARSPHAGRFVLKGALLLYVWLGETIRPTRDADLLGFGELDAESLRNTFLVICGQQVEPDGIEFDPASLRVGAIRVEDAYGGQRVELTARIGKARLRVQVDIGIGDAVVPEPQWIEYPSLLDLPRPRLRAYRPDSAIAEKVHAMVALGAANSRMRDFFDVHALALGLPFDGAVLADAIKATFARRRTEVPRELPLALTREFAAIPGKSAQWAGFTRRLLGSAPPPELPAVIDAIAVFAGPILLAVARGERFVGSWALGGPWSRGGTHA from the coding sequence GTGACGACGGGGCTGGCTCAGTCCGTCCAGGTCCGGCTCGTCCAGCACGCGAAGAGGCTCGGCATCGATCCCAACCTCGTGCTCGTGCGTTATGCGAGCGAGCGGCTGCTGTACCGGCTCGCGCGATCGCCGCACGCCGGCCGATTCGTGCTGAAGGGTGCGTTGCTGCTCTACGTCTGGCTGGGCGAGACGATCCGCCCCACGCGCGACGCCGACCTGCTCGGATTCGGCGAGCTCGATGCCGAATCGCTGCGGAACACCTTCCTCGTGATCTGCGGGCAGCAGGTTGAGCCCGACGGCATCGAGTTCGACCCGGCGTCCCTGCGGGTTGGCGCTATCCGCGTCGAGGACGCCTACGGCGGGCAGCGGGTGGAGCTCACAGCGCGAATCGGGAAAGCCCGACTCCGGGTGCAGGTCGACATCGGTATCGGGGACGCGGTCGTGCCGGAGCCCCAATGGATCGAGTACCCGAGCCTGCTGGATCTGCCGCGACCGCGACTGCGCGCCTACCGGCCCGACTCGGCGATTGCCGAGAAGGTGCACGCCATGGTTGCCCTCGGCGCAGCCAACAGCCGCATGCGGGACTTCTTCGACGTGCATGCGCTCGCACTCGGCCTGCCGTTTGATGGGGCGGTGCTCGCGGATGCCATCAAGGCCACCTTTGCCCGGCGTCGGACGGAGGTGCCGCGCGAGCTTCCCTTGGCCCTGACCCGGGAGTTCGCGGCGATTCCGGGGAAGTCGGCTCAATGGGCGGGATTCACCCGGCGGCTCCTCGGCAGCGCTCCACCGCCGGAACTCCCGGCCGTGATCGACGCGATCGCCGTCTTCGCCGGACCCATCCTCCTCGCGGTCGCTCGCGGCGAGCGATTCGTAGGAAGCTGGGCGCTGGGCGGGCCGTGGTCGCGTGGAGGCACCCACGCATGA
- the arcC gene encoding carbamate kinase, which translates to MGEPHGRPIVLVAMGGHAFMQKGETGTIGEHERNAEVIATLLMSLVERDYHLVITHGNGPQVGALLLQQELSKTEVPDMPLDVLVAMTEGSLGYILQQSLLNELRKRDIRRYVVTMVTQVLVDAKDPAFSNPTKPIGPFLPKEEAERRRDERNWKIKEDAGRGWRRVVPSPRPVRVVQREMIRDAARHGHIVIASGGGGIPITKDEHNHYVGVEAVIDKDLTSSVLASDIGAALLIILTAVPQVYVNFGTPEQRPLGAVTLEEVEDYFAQGHFAAGSMGPKIEAVIQFLRGGGRRALITNPESLPLAIEGRAGTHFVGKI; encoded by the coding sequence ATGGGCGAACCGCACGGAAGACCCATCGTGCTCGTCGCGATGGGCGGCCACGCGTTCATGCAGAAGGGGGAGACGGGGACGATCGGCGAGCACGAGCGCAACGCCGAAGTGATCGCGACGCTGCTGATGAGCCTCGTCGAGCGCGACTATCACCTGGTCATCACCCACGGGAACGGTCCGCAGGTCGGGGCGCTGCTCCTCCAGCAGGAGCTCTCCAAGACCGAGGTCCCGGACATGCCCCTCGACGTGCTCGTCGCGATGACCGAGGGGAGCCTCGGGTACATCCTCCAGCAGTCCCTCCTCAACGAGCTGCGCAAGCGCGACATCCGCCGCTACGTCGTCACGATGGTCACGCAGGTGCTCGTCGACGCGAAGGACCCCGCGTTCTCGAACCCCACCAAGCCGATCGGTCCGTTCCTCCCGAAGGAGGAGGCCGAGCGCCGCCGCGACGAGCGGAACTGGAAGATCAAGGAGGACGCGGGGCGCGGGTGGCGGCGGGTCGTTCCCTCCCCGCGGCCGGTGCGCGTCGTGCAGCGCGAGATGATCCGCGACGCGGCCCGGCACGGGCACATCGTGATCGCCTCGGGAGGCGGGGGCATCCCGATCACCAAGGACGAGCACAACCACTACGTCGGGGTCGAGGCGGTCATCGACAAGGACCTCACCTCGAGCGTGCTCGCCTCGGACATCGGCGCGGCGCTGCTCATCATCCTCACGGCGGTGCCGCAGGTGTACGTGAACTTCGGAACGCCCGAGCAGCGGCCGCTCGGCGCCGTGACGCTCGAGGAGGTCGAGGACTACTTCGCCCAGGGGCACTTCGCGGCCGGAAGCATGGGCCCCAAGATCGAGGCCGTGATCCAGTTCCTGCGCGGAGGCGGGCGGCGCGCGCTCATCACGAACCCGGAGAGCCTCCCGCTCGCCATCGAAGGGCGCGCCGGGACGCACTTCGTGGGGAAGATCTGA